A DNA window from Palaemon carinicauda isolate YSFRI2023 chromosome 39, ASM3689809v2, whole genome shotgun sequence contains the following coding sequences:
- the LOC137631225 gene encoding uncharacterized protein — protein sequence MKIYSNTSGKKCELELNWFCLIDNTIDKIIFVQNMSNHSKEPQNSSNNVARKPLICYICDKIVKDYRLSTHLLFGSLQCKDCDQKFRRCRDFESFRKSKDKIESGSCGHQTLKWTRDPAKYLERKLLNDIERCKPDHRPSTREVVKALISYVNSLKPLESKSPWRRAIEKLKKLISQKKDTFKTRDREGKDLHGSPHHGEEKHSDYDVTYPCKNRNNTNGEWKHCNGFSQELRGEPEHEHYLDVPNFKDEYETFYEVQSTNGYMDECMVPQYTEEVTIPQTECEFDDQCSNEFQECDNSTEVPLGNEQNDKILLTVEEVYSDIDSDTSPMTLIIDNVNGSIDVAEEIPIAQEDSEASTEFCESSTQQPRDNLKNNKLEYFMNEDDKTSDTEKQCSETSEDDEELFEPSECETKNSRKKLWNTAHIPLEHEKVKSIKSKATLVNHVYNGNTRYKKETKNRTFSSLGEHSPPMKYEDAKMDNVKHQNKKKFSRLDYENSKSRRTKRSSYKDSELEREDEKLLRCYRRNGRTFKGTKYNLRSRRSNSSESFLQKLDAAEKKKLWEKLLPTARKLRKLSGKSNRVSPSTFIIPLDSEDNNDDFLIEVLLSQVLDVPQPKSTTDFSSEDDEEDDYNNCEEITLLLNQVRRVVRQFTYSLEKSRLSAAGDSSNLSVNCSKSNYAEPTDSVERRKHEKSKPEYLNHVTVGKDLGEKKPKTFYIRPPSDGNYYVVNYPSQPLITECPMCYFRVFPSMFSLNLVTNLATTQCVGCMLTIYVVHEPGKNNSLPRIVFRRDDSSEEDQEVAKPARFKNRTKNVKRKVSVRSFFK from the coding sequence atgaaaatttattccaACACGAGTGGGAAAAAGTGTGAATTGGAATTAAATTGGTTTTGTTTAATTGATAATACAATCGATAAGATTATATTTGTACAAAATATGTCAAATCATTCAAAAGAACCCCAAAATTCAAGCAACAATGTAGCAAGAAAACCACTAATTTGCTACATCTGTGACAAAATTGTGAAGGATTATCGCCTGTCAACTCACTTGCTGTTTGGATCTCTCCAGTGCAAGGATTGCGATCAGAAGTTCAGACGTTGCAGGGACTTCGAATCCTTTCGCAAATCTAAAGATAAAATTGAAAGTGGTTCGTGTGGTCATCAAACTTTAAAATGGACAAGAGACCCAGCAAAGTACCTGGAAAGAAAGCTTCTAAATGATATAGAAAGATGCAAGCCGGATCACCGCCCATCCACCAGAGAAGTTGTCAAGGCGCTTATTTCGTATGTCAACAGCCTGAAACCCCTTGAAAGTAAGTCTCCCTGGAGACGCGCCATTGAAAAACTCAAGAAGTTAATTTCACAGAAGAAAGATACTTTCAAGACCCGTGACAGAGAAGGAAAGGATCTCCATGGAAGCCCTCACCATGGAGAAGAGAAACATTCTGATTATGATGTCACATATCCATGCAAAAATAGAAACAATACAAACGGAGAATGGAAACATTGTAATGGATTTTCTCAAGAACTGAGAGGAGAGCCTGAACATGAGCATTACCTCGATGTGCCTAATTTTAAGGATGAATATGAAACCTTTTATGAAGTTCAAAGTACAAATGGTTACATGGATGAGTGCATGGTGCCACAGTACACAGAAGAAGTCACAATTCCTCAAACAGAATGCGAATTTGATGATCAGTGCTCGAATGAATTTCAGGAATGTGACAATTCTACTGAGGTACCTCTTGGAAATGagcaaaatgataaaattttattaacTGTGGAGGAAGTTTACAGTGACATAGATTCAGATACGAGTCCCATGACTTTGATCATAGATAACGTAAACGGCTCTATAGATGTTGCTGAAGAGATTCCGATAGCCCAAGAAGACAGTGAAGCATCAACAGAGTTCTGTGAAAGTAGCACACAGCAACCAAGGGATAACCTCAAGAACAACAAATTGGAGTATTTTATGAATGAAGATGATAAAACAAGTGATACAGAGAAACAATGCAGCGAAACAAGTGAAGATGATGAAGAGCTCTTCGAGCCGAGTGAATGCGAGACTAAAAATTCTCGGAAAAAGTTATGGAATACAGCACATATACCATTAGAGCATGAAAAAGTTAAAAGTATAAAATCTAAAGCAACTCTTGTCAACCATGTGTACAATGGTAATACTAGATATAAAAAGGAAACTAAGAACAGAACATTCAGTAGTCTAGGAGAACACAGCCCTCCAATGAAGTATGAAGACGCAAAGATGGATAATGTTAAGCATCAAAACAAGAAGAAATTCTCAAGACTAGACTATGAGAACAGTAAGTCACGCAGAACAAAACGGTCTTCTTACAAAGACAGTGAATTGGAAAGAGAAGATGAGAAACTTCTGAGATGTTATAGACGTAATGGTCGAACTTTTAAAGGTACAAAGTATAATTTAAGGAGCAGAAGAAGCAACTCATCAGAGTCTTTTTTACAAAAGTTAGATGCTGCTGAGAAAAAAAAGTTATGGGAGAAACTGTTGCCTACAGCTAGAAAACTCCGAAAGCTGAGCGGTAAGAGTAATAGAGTTTCTCCTTCAACATTTATAATCCCGCTGGACTCTGAGGATAATAACGATGACTTCTTGATTGAAGTTCTACTGTCCCAAGTTCTCGATGTTCCACAACCCAAAAGTACAACTGACTTTTCTTCTGAAGATGATGAAGAGGACGACTACAACAATTGTGAGGAAATAACCCTTCTCCTCAATCAAGTGAGAAGAGTTGTAAGACAGTTTACCTATTCACTGGAAAAGTCTCGTCTCAGTGCAGCTGGTGACTCCTCAAACCTATCTGTAAATTGTTCGAAAAGTAATTATGCCGAGCCTACTGACTCTGTTGAAAGAAGAAAACATGAAAAGTCAAAACCTGAATACTTAAATCATGTGACCGTTGGTAAAGATTTAGGAGAAAAGAAACCAAAAACATTTTACATTCGTCCTCCTTCTGATGGAAACTATTACGTTGTTAACTATCCGTCCCAACCACTCATAACTGAGTGTCCTATGTGTTACTTCCGTGTGTTCCCTTCAATGTTTTCTCTAAATCTAGTCACAAATTTAGCAACAACTCAGTGTGTAGGTTGTATGTTAACTATTTATGTTGTTCATGAGCCCGGGAAGAATAATTCTCTTCCAAGGATAGTTTTCAGAAGAGATGATTCTTCTGAAGAAGATCAAGAAGTGGCAAAACCAGCTCGTTTTAAGAATCGTACTAAAAATGTCAAGAGAAAAGTGAGTGTGAGAAGCTTTTTTAAGTAG